TCGCGCTCGAGCGTCTCCTTCGTCCAGTCGCCGGTGGCCGAGACCATCAGCAGCGGACGCGGCGCAATCGTCGCGGCGATCTCGACGTTGTTCGTGTCGAGACGCAGGCCGGGCATGTTCTCGCACAGACACCCGCCCTGCATCTGCAGCGAGATCATGTTGACCGGCGCCGCCACCGCGACGCGGTCGTCCACCGCGCCGAGCAGAAACGTCTGCGTGCCGCCGCCGGATTCGCCGGTGACGCCGAATCCGTCGCGCCGCACGTAGGGCAGCGTCTCGAGAAAGTCGAGCGCACGGATCCCGTTCCACAGCTGCAGGCCGCCAAGCGAGAGACCCCACAGGCTCTCGCGCGGCCCGCCGAACGTGTGCGTCAGCTGACGGCTGTCGTTGTAGCCGATCATGTCGTGGGTGAACACGACGAACCCCTGCCGCGCGAGGCCGATCGCCCGCCCCGGACCCGAGTTGATCGCGGTGTGCTCGAGCCGCCCGTTGGTCCAGTGTCCATGCGGCGAGAGGACGGCCGGGAAGGGACCGGCGCCGACCGGCCGATACAGATTGCCGGTGACGAAGAAGCCGGGCAGGCTCTCGAAGTACACCCGCTCGACGATGTAGTCGGCGTGCCGCACGGCGCCGAACACGACAGGGTTCAGCGGCGTCCGCGCCGGCATCGGCAGCAGGCCCGCGGACGCGAGCACGTGCTCGCGGAGATATGTCGCGCGCGCCGCCCACGCCTCGCGCGACGCGAACGGCGGCGGATCGAACCGGTCGTTCAGCGTTCGATACTGCGGGACGGCCTGCGGCGCCGCGGCAACGGTCGCCGCGAACACGATCGGCGCGATCGCCAGCCGCAGCGCTACCGCACGCATTCGTACCAGTCCTCGTGAAGCGAGAAGCCGCCGCAGCGGAGGCACGACGTCCACTTCCACTGGTGCGCGCAGCCCGGGCAGCGGCCCCTGGTGCTGAACGTATTCCACGTCGTCCCGCACCACTCGAACGGCGGCTCGGGCGTGCCTTCGGCGTAACAGCACCACCGCGAGGACGGGCCCGGCGTCCAGTCGCAGAGCGGACAGCGGATCCGCTCGGCCGCCTCGCCGTCATCGTCTTTCGGCGTGCTGAAGACCTTCTGTTCCCACAAGGGGGCTGGCCGCTTCAAGAGCGCAAGCATGGGTTTCCCCCCACTCTAGCCAGACCCGCGTACAAAGAAAAGAGGCGGCCGATCCCACAGGATCGCCGCCTCGAACTGGACGCTGGCAGCCGGCCCCGGAAGCCGGCGGCCGCCGCTACGCCGCCTCTTCGACCGGCAGCGGCTGACGGACCTTCGCCACCTTCAGATCGCTGACGATGCCAGCCGCGCTCAGCAGCTTCAGCGTGATCCACGAGATGTCGAACTCGTACCACGCGAGACCGTGGCGCGCGGAAACCGGATGGGCGTGGTGGTTGTTGTGCCAGCCCTCGCCGAAGGTGAGAAGGGCGACCCACCAGCTGTTGCGCGAGTCGTCGCGGGTCTCGAACCGGCGCGAACCCCACATGTGCGTGGCGGAGTTCACCAGCCAGGTGGCGTGCAGCCCGACGACGACGCGCAGGAAGATGCCCCAGAGCACCATGCCCCAGCCGCCGACGGCCAGGAGAATGAAGCCGAGCGCCGTCAGCGGCACCCAGTGATACGTGTTCAGCCAGCGGTAGAACTGATCCCGGCCGAGGTCGGGCGCGTAGCGCCCCATCAGCTCCGTATTGTTGTGATGGGTATCGCCGAACAGGATCCAGCCCATGTGGGCCCAGAACCCGCCGTCGCGGGGCGAGTGCGGATCCCCGGCATGGTCCGAGAGCTGGTGATGCTGCCGGTGCGTCGCGACCCAGAAGATCGGCCCTCCCTCGAGCGTGAGCGTGCCGCACAGCGCGAGGAAGTACTCGAACGTCCGCGACGTCTTGAAGCCCCGGTGCGTGTGCAGCCGGTGATACCCCAGGCTGATGCCGAAGCCGACCGCGAACCAGTGCAGCGCGATCGCGACCAGCAGGTTCTGCCACGAGAAGAACCAGAACGCGGCGACGGCGAGGACGTGGAACGCCACCATGAACCCGGCGGTGATCCAGTTCACGTTGGTGAGGGTATAGGCGGACTTGACTGCGGCGCGAAGTGTCGTCAACGGGGCTCCTGCAAGTAAGGTGAGCCCCCACGATAGCAAGAGGAAACCCCGCAGATTGTAAGACTTATGTACCGGCGGCGGGCGCACACTTCCGGCGACGGATCTGTCGCCGGAAGTGCAGATTTGGCGTGAAGATCCGCGCACTCAGCCGTGCTTGCGCTCGAACTCCCGCATGAAGGCCACCAGGGCGTCGACGCCGGCCTCGGGGAACGCGTTGTAGATGGAGGCGCGCATGCCGCCGACCGACCGGTGACCCTTCAGGCCGTCGAGCCCGGCCGCAGCCGCCTCCTTGGCGAACGTCTTTTCCAGCTCCTCGCTGGGCAGCCGGAAGGTCACGTTCATCCGCGATCGGCAGTCGGCGTGGGCATGCCCGCGGTAAAAGCCGGTGCGATCGATTTCCGCGTAGAGCGTCGCCGCCTTGCGGTCGTTGGCGGCCCCCATCGCCTCGAGGCCGCCGTTCTTCAGCAGCCACGTCATCACCAGGCGCATCACATAGATCGGGAAGACCGGCGGCGTGTTGTAGAGCGACTGGTTCTCGGCGTGGACCTTGTAGCTGAGCATCGTGTGCAGCGTCGCCGCCGACCGCTCCAGCAGATCCTCGCGGATGATCGCCAGCGTGACGCCTGCGGGCGCGAGGTTCTTCTGCGCACCGGCATAGATGAGCCCGTGCTTCGCGACCTCGATCGGACGGCTGAAGATGTCCGACGACATGTCGGAGACGAGCGGCACGGCGCCGGTGTCCGGCAGCCAGTGGAACTCGGTCCCGAAGATCGTGTTGTTCGACGTCATGTGGACGTAGGCGGCGGAGGGATCGAGCGTCAACTCGTCCTGCCGCGGCAGCCGCGTGAAGTTCTCGGCCTCCGTCGACGCGGCAATCTTCACCGTGCCGACCTTCCTCGCTTCCTTGACCGCCTTCTGCCCCCACACCCCGGTGACGATGTAGTCCGCCGATCCGCCGGCGGGCATCAGATTCATCGGCACCATCGAGAACTGCAGGCTGGCGCCCCCCTGGAGGAAGAGGATCTTGTAGTTCGCCGGGATCTTCGCCAGGGTGCGCATGTCGGCCTCGCAGCCCTGGATGATGTCTTCGAACGTCCGCGAGCGATGCGAGATCTCGAGCACCGACATGCCGACGCCGGGCAGCGCCACGAGATCCCGCTGCGCCTGTTCGAGGACCTCGAGGGGCAGGACCGCCGGCCCTGCAGAAAAGTTGAATATCCGCGTGGTCGTAGAACTCGAGGCCATGTGTTCACTGTCCTTTCACGAGGGTCTCGGCTAGAGCGTCACCAGCTGGAGATCCAGCACGTCGCTGTTCTCGCTCTTGATCTTGTCACACAGCGAGACCGGCGGCTCGCCGTCCAGATTGATCCGCGCGACGGCGGCGTGCGCCCCCTCGAAGACGATGTTCTCCGTTTCCTGCACGTTCAGGTTCCCCTGCCGCAGGTGGTGGAAGACGTGCGCGAGAACGCCCGGCCGGTCGCGGTGCCGCACGACGAGCATGTGCGTGGCGGGGGTGCGCCGCGCGAGATTGACCACGTTCGGCACGCGGCCGGTGTCCTTGTAGCTGCGGATGATCCGCACCGTCTCCGCGGCAATCGCCTCCTGCGCCTGATCGGTCGACGCGCCGATGTGATGGGTTCCGTAGACGCCCGGCAGATCGATCAGCGGATCGCTGAACGGCGCCGAGGCGGCCGCCGGTTCGTTGGCATAGACGTCGAGCCCGACGCGCAGCCCGCGCTCGCGCACCGCGTGCGCCAGCGCCGGGTAATCGACGACCTCGCCGCGCGCCGTGTTGACGAAGATGGCCTTCGGCTTCATCCGCGAGAGCAGAGCGGCGTTCACCATCCCCCTGGTGTCGGGTGACAACGCGACGTGGACGCTGACGACGTCCGCGCCGGCGACCGCCTCGGCCGGCGTCGGCGCGAGCTGGATGGCAATCGATCGCAGCACGCTCTCGACGCCGAGCTCGCGCGCCTCGAGATCGGTCAGCGGGCGGCGCTCCCCGGCGAACCGCCGGCTCCAGATCACGACCGGCATTCCGAAGCCCGCCGCGCGCCGGATCATCTCCCGGCCGATGCTCCCGACGCCGAGGAGTGCCAGCGTCCGGCCGTAGAGACCGTCCGCCCTGGAGAATTCCTTCTTGTTCCAGCGGCCGGCGCGCAGCTCCGCCACGTTCTCGGGGATGCGGCGGTCGAGCGCGAGGATCAGCGCGAACGCGAGCTCGGCGACGGCGATCGCGTTCCTGCCCGGACAGTTCGAGACGTAGATGCCGCGCGAAGACGCCGCCGCGAGATCGATCGTGTTGTAGCCGGCGCCGGCACGGACGACGAGCGACAGCCGTCCGGCATCCAGCATCTCCGCCGTCACCCTGGTGCCGCGCACGACGAGGACGCCGGCGCCGCTCGACCCGATCGCCGCGGTCAACGACGCGTCCTGCAAATCGGGCTCGTAGATGACGCGGCAGCCCGCGGCCGCCAGGCCGTCGAGGCCGCTCTTCTCGAATTTGTCGGCGACGAGCACGGTCATCTTCGGCTCAGATCGTGTGAATCAGCAGCCCGTCGCGCAGCTTCGGCTCGAACCACGTGGACTTCGGCGGCATGATGCCTCCCTCGTCCGAGATCGACATCAGATCGTCGATCGTCACCGGATGCAACGAGAACGCGACCGCGGCCCGCCCGCCCGCCACCGCCTGTTCGAGCGCCGCCGTTCCGCGCGCGCCGCCGACGAAATCGATCCGCTTGTCCGTGCGCACGTCGCCGATCTTCAGGAGCGGTCCGAGCACGTGATGCTGCAGCTTCGCGACGTCGAGCGCCGCGGCCCGGGATCCGTCTTCCGGCGCCGCCTTCGAGAGATCGAGCGCGTACCACCTGCCCGCCAGGAACATCGAGACCTCTCCCTTGCCCGCCGGCCGCGCGACACCGTCGCGCACCGGGACCACGCGGCGCAGCGCGTCCAGGAACCCGCCCGGCGTCTGTCCGGCGAGATCCCTGACGGTCCGGTTGTAGGGAAGGATCTGCATCTGCTCGTCGGGAAAGGCGACGGCGATGAAGGTGTCCGCCTGCCCGGCGTCGCCGCGGCCGTGCAGCTCCTGCCGGGCCCGCGCCGCGCTCGCCGCGCGATGGTGCCCATCGGCAATGTACAGCGCCGGAATCGCGGCAAAGGCATCCACCAGCGCAGTGGCCTCTTTCGCCGGCACGCGCCAGATGGTGTGATGGACGTCGTCCTCGGCGCGGAAATCGTAGAGAGGCTCGCCTGCGGTGACGGCGCGCGCCAGCCGATCGACTGCGGGCGAGGCCTTGTAAGTGAGGAACACGACGCCGGTCTGCGCCCGCAGCTCGATGATGTGACGCGTCCGATCGTCTTCCTTGTCGGGACGGGTGCGCTCGTGCTTCTTGATCGCGTCCTGCTCGTACTCGTCCACGGAAAAGCAGCCGGCGATCCCGGTCTGCTCGTGGCTGCCCATGCGAAGCCGGTAGAAATACAGCGACGGCTCATCCTCCTCGACGAGCGGCGCCGCGCGGCGCAGCGCCTCGAGATTCGCCTTCGCCCTCGCGTAGACTTCGGGCGCGTACGGATCGGCGCCGGCCGGCAGATCGATTTCGGAGCGGGTGACGTGCAGGAAGCTGAGCGGATTCCTCGAGGCGAGCGCTCGCGCCTCTTCGGTGCTCACGACGTCGTACGGAACGGATGACACGGCGGGCGCGGCGTTGCGCGCCGGCCGCAACGCCCGGAACGGATGCAGAGCAGACACCCGACTATTTTATGAGATCGAGATGCGCGCCGTTCGCGCGGGGATCAGCGTGCGGCTCGGACGATGTCGGCCCTTGGCGCCGGAGAGGCGGCGGCGAGCAGGGTCGCGCGCATCCGCGCCAGCGCGTCCGCCCGCGACGCGGTGAACCGCGCGAGATGGGCGGCGGGAATCGGTTCGCCGGGCGCCTGGCGCGCATGAACGGACACCGGGTTCACGAAC
This genomic window from Vicinamibacterales bacterium contains:
- a CDS encoding DUF1015 family protein; this encodes MSALHPFRALRPARNAAPAVSSVPYDVVSTEEARALASRNPLSFLHVTRSEIDLPAGADPYAPEVYARAKANLEALRRAAPLVEEDEPSLYFYRLRMGSHEQTGIAGCFSVDEYEQDAIKKHERTRPDKEDDRTRHIIELRAQTGVVFLTYKASPAVDRLARAVTAGEPLYDFRAEDDVHHTIWRVPAKEATALVDAFAAIPALYIADGHHRAASAARARQELHGRGDAGQADTFIAVAFPDEQMQILPYNRTVRDLAGQTPGGFLDALRRVVPVRDGVARPAGKGEVSMFLAGRWYALDLSKAAPEDGSRAAALDVAKLQHHVLGPLLKIGDVRTDKRIDFVGGARGTAALEQAVAGGRAAVAFSLHPVTIDDLMSISDEGGIMPPKSTWFEPKLRDGLLIHTI
- a CDS encoding NAD(P)-dependent oxidoreductase codes for the protein MTVLVADKFEKSGLDGLAAAGCRVIYEPDLQDASLTAAIGSSGAGVLVVRGTRVTAEMLDAGRLSLVVRAGAGYNTIDLAAASSRGIYVSNCPGRNAIAVAELAFALILALDRRIPENVAELRAGRWNKKEFSRADGLYGRTLALLGVGSIGREMIRRAAGFGMPVVIWSRRFAGERRPLTDLEARELGVESVLRSIAIQLAPTPAEAVAGADVVSVHVALSPDTRGMVNAALLSRMKPKAIFVNTARGEVVDYPALAHAVRERGLRVGLDVYANEPAAASAPFSDPLIDLPGVYGTHHIGASTDQAQEAIAAETVRIIRSYKDTGRVPNVVNLARRTPATHMLVVRHRDRPGVLAHVFHHLRQGNLNVQETENIVFEGAHAAVARINLDGEPPVSLCDKIKSENSDVLDLQLVTL
- a CDS encoding fatty acid desaturase; the protein is MTTLRAAVKSAYTLTNVNWITAGFMVAFHVLAVAAFWFFSWQNLLVAIALHWFAVGFGISLGYHRLHTHRGFKTSRTFEYFLALCGTLTLEGGPIFWVATHRQHHQLSDHAGDPHSPRDGGFWAHMGWILFGDTHHNNTELMGRYAPDLGRDQFYRWLNTYHWVPLTALGFILLAVGGWGMVLWGIFLRVVVGLHATWLVNSATHMWGSRRFETRDDSRNSWWVALLTFGEGWHNNHHAHPVSARHGLAWYEFDISWITLKLLSAAGIVSDLKVAKVRQPLPVEEAA
- the serC gene encoding 3-phosphoserine/phosphohydroxythreonine transaminase; this encodes MASSSTTTRIFNFSAGPAVLPLEVLEQAQRDLVALPGVGMSVLEISHRSRTFEDIIQGCEADMRTLAKIPANYKILFLQGGASLQFSMVPMNLMPAGGSADYIVTGVWGQKAVKEARKVGTVKIAASTEAENFTRLPRQDELTLDPSAAYVHMTSNNTIFGTEFHWLPDTGAVPLVSDMSSDIFSRPIEVAKHGLIYAGAQKNLAPAGVTLAIIREDLLERSAATLHTMLSYKVHAENQSLYNTPPVFPIYVMRLVMTWLLKNGGLEAMGAANDRKAATLYAEIDRTGFYRGHAHADCRSRMNVTFRLPSEELEKTFAKEAAAAGLDGLKGHRSVGGMRASIYNAFPEAGVDALVAFMREFERKHG